In the Salinisphaera sp. T31B1 genome, one interval contains:
- a CDS encoding TonB-dependent siderophore receptor — MDRRVSGDAQTERATGRVGGAWVTGLLVAAGLGHAGQTLAQADQPAQRLAPLVVSGSGIAGADEPTQGYVVDSSQGATKTDTPLIRTPQTVDVVTRDQIEDQGALTVNNALRYTPGVFTGLAGSSSRQTTVSLRGFPGGDVNNTFLDGLRLANDAGAYSNIQIDPFFLERIDVVKGPSSVLYGRAQPGGLVNFVTKKPQAEQQGLVRFYGGSFDTFGGGFDVTGALPDAALGSYRVVASAETSDTQYDVVKSERYTIMPEVSLNLAEDTTLLLQAYIQREPDGGFHGSVPYDLSVSSSRFGRTVDDEWVDTSEDFEKFDRDTEIFSYQLTHQVSDDVTLRSKAQYTEVDVDLEQVYQNGFTGNGAELLRYATAAREHLKGFAVDNNARFDFATGAIDHTVLTGFDFQRRENRVRYGGAAATNLDPFNPDYDNAVSGDAVFAPADIRQTRQIGLYLQDQLEWNRWNLVLGGRQDYLKREYTIGGNQSRVQRSDDAFSGRAALLYQSAFGLSPYISYSEAFNPSAYSPASGTGQISEPVDSDQVEVGLKYQPPGLDALFTLALYDLNQNNVQQRTGVTPVVFTSIGDVQSQGVELSGRANLTDRLHVIASYSHSEVEYQDDVTSDGLDVRAGNTFVRTPDDLASAWVSYDLPRGINAGAGVRYVGSSYADSANTREVPDYTLADASVSFELGEFVSALDDTTLRINANNLFDKEYVEACFSEINCYYGQARTITATVDYRF; from the coding sequence GTGGATAGACGGGTTTCTGGGGATGCGCAAACCGAGCGAGCCACCGGCCGGGTGGGCGGCGCGTGGGTGACCGGGCTACTGGTCGCCGCGGGCCTCGGTCATGCAGGGCAGACGCTGGCCCAGGCGGATCAACCCGCGCAGCGTCTGGCGCCGCTGGTAGTCAGCGGCTCTGGTATCGCCGGCGCCGACGAGCCCACCCAGGGCTACGTCGTGGATTCCAGTCAGGGGGCTACCAAGACCGATACCCCACTGATCCGCACGCCGCAGACCGTCGATGTGGTCACGCGCGACCAGATCGAGGACCAGGGCGCGCTGACCGTCAACAACGCGCTGCGGTATACGCCGGGCGTGTTCACGGGGCTCGCCGGATCGTCGTCCCGTCAGACCACGGTGTCGTTGCGCGGCTTTCCCGGTGGCGATGTCAACAACACGTTCCTCGACGGTCTGCGTCTGGCCAACGACGCCGGGGCCTATTCCAATATTCAGATCGATCCCTTCTTTCTTGAACGCATCGACGTCGTCAAGGGCCCCAGCTCCGTGCTTTACGGTCGTGCCCAGCCGGGCGGTCTCGTGAACTTCGTCACCAAGAAACCGCAGGCCGAGCAGCAGGGGCTCGTCCGCTTCTACGGGGGCAGTTTCGATACCTTCGGCGGCGGCTTCGATGTCACCGGCGCGCTGCCCGACGCCGCGCTCGGCAGCTATCGCGTGGTGGCCAGCGCCGAGACCTCCGACACCCAGTACGACGTGGTCAAAAGCGAACGCTATACGATCATGCCCGAGGTCAGCCTCAATCTGGCCGAAGACACGACGCTGCTGCTGCAGGCCTACATACAGCGCGAGCCCGACGGCGGCTTCCACGGCTCGGTGCCCTATGACCTGAGCGTCAGCAGCTCGCGTTTCGGACGGACGGTCGATGATGAATGGGTCGATACCTCGGAAGACTTCGAAAAGTTCGACCGCGATACCGAGATCTTCTCCTATCAGCTCACCCACCAGGTCAGCGACGACGTCACGCTGCGCTCGAAGGCCCAGTACACCGAGGTCGACGTGGACCTGGAGCAGGTCTATCAGAATGGTTTCACCGGCAATGGCGCCGAGCTGCTGCGCTATGCCACGGCGGCCAGAGAACATCTGAAGGGTTTTGCCGTCGACAACAACGCCCGGTTCGATTTCGCGACCGGCGCGATCGACCATACGGTGCTGACAGGCTTCGATTTCCAACGGCGTGAGAACCGTGTCCGCTATGGCGGCGCAGCCGCCACGAACCTGGACCCGTTCAACCCCGATTACGACAACGCGGTCAGCGGTGATGCCGTGTTCGCTCCGGCCGATATCCGCCAGACGCGCCAGATCGGGCTTTATCTGCAGGACCAGCTGGAATGGAATCGCTGGAATCTGGTGCTTGGCGGGCGTCAGGACTATCTCAAGCGTGAATACACCATCGGCGGCAACCAGTCACGGGTACAGCGCAGCGACGATGCCTTCTCCGGCCGTGCGGCATTGCTCTACCAGTCGGCGTTCGGGCTGTCGCCGTATATCTCCTACAGCGAGGCCTTCAATCCGAGCGCGTATTCGCCGGCATCGGGCACCGGGCAGATCTCGGAGCCGGTGGATAGCGATCAGGTCGAGGTCGGTCTCAAGTACCAGCCGCCCGGCCTGGATGCGCTGTTCACGCTCGCGCTCTACGACCTGAACCAGAATAACGTCCAGCAGCGTACCGGCGTCACCCCGGTCGTATTCACCAGCATCGGCGATGTCCAGTCGCAGGGCGTGGAACTCTCCGGCCGGGCCAATCTCACCGACAGGCTGCACGTGATCGCCTCCTACAGCCATAGCGAGGTCGAGTACCAGGACGATGTCACCAGCGACGGGCTGGACGTGCGGGCAGGCAACACCTTCGTGCGCACACCGGACGATCTCGCCTCGGCGTGGGTGTCCTACGACCTGCCACGCGGTATCAACGCCGGCGCGGGCGTGCGCTATGTCGGCAGCAGCTATGCCGACAGCGCCAACACCCGGGAGGTACCCGATTACACCCTCGCCGATGCATCGGTGAGCTTCGAACTCGGCGAATTCGTGAGCGCGCTCGACGACACCACGCTGCGGATCAACGCCAACAATCTGTTCGACAAGGAGTATGTCGAAGCCTGCTTCAGCGAGATCAACTGCTATTACGGCCAGGCGCGCACGATCACCGCGACGGTCGACTACCGCTTCTAG
- a CDS encoding aspartate aminotransferase family protein, which produces MHDTLDPRPTPSAEPGARPGLLFDSASLNDYRAAMESAVATASQAMAAAERVFSGVAPQKLAPTFAGIDLDDGGQGLTAALAELGPLYLDHAVYFHHRRYVAHLNCPITTSSLAAEAVASALNTSMDTWDQSGGATFIEQTLIAWTATRAGLGERADGIFTSGGTQSNLMAMLLAREHCCAARHGPGWVQRHGLPPEASRFRIFASEVGHFSIRKAAALLGLGHEAVVPVSVDAGWRMDSDALAAAIDASRAAGECPIAVVATFGSTDFGSLDDVRATAAICRAHGLWLHVDAAYGGGLLVSPSRRHECRALSEADSVTVDYHKSFFQPVACSALIVADGRGLAHVTHHSDYLNPREAAEAGTPDQVNKSLQTTRRFDALKLWLTLRADGADAIGRAFDQTLSLARATYRLMLAEPRFELLHRPALGTIVFRFRPWMTVASERLDALNDAIRTELARRGEVMIAATRVYGRRYLKFTLLNPATGLDDMAEILALIVAAGERLAEGLHGQTPAGTCHSPVLAQPPQSTTAHGEGGRRHG; this is translated from the coding sequence ATGCACGACACCCTCGACCCGCGACCGACCCCATCGGCCGAGCCCGGCGCTCGGCCGGGCCTGTTGTTCGATAGCGCAAGCCTGAATGACTACCGCGCCGCGATGGAGTCGGCCGTTGCCACGGCGAGCCAGGCGATGGCCGCCGCCGAGCGCGTGTTCAGCGGCGTCGCCCCACAGAAGCTGGCACCCACGTTCGCCGGGATCGATCTCGATGACGGCGGCCAGGGCTTAACGGCTGCACTCGCCGAGCTCGGGCCGCTGTATCTCGACCACGCGGTGTATTTCCACCACCGGCGCTATGTTGCGCACCTGAACTGTCCGATCACCACGAGTTCGCTGGCTGCCGAGGCCGTGGCGTCGGCGCTGAACACCTCGATGGATACCTGGGATCAGAGCGGCGGGGCGACGTTCATCGAGCAGACGCTCATCGCCTGGACGGCCACGCGTGCCGGCCTGGGCGAGCGCGCTGACGGCATCTTCACCAGCGGTGGCACGCAATCCAATCTGATGGCCATGCTGCTGGCCCGTGAGCATTGCTGCGCCGCGCGCCATGGCCCCGGTTGGGTACAGCGTCACGGGTTGCCGCCCGAGGCCTCGCGATTCCGAATATTCGCGTCCGAAGTCGGTCACTTCAGCATTCGCAAGGCAGCCGCACTGCTGGGTCTGGGCCACGAAGCCGTGGTCCCGGTGTCCGTCGACGCCGGCTGGCGGATGGATAGCGACGCGCTGGCGGCGGCGATCGACGCCTCACGGGCAGCGGGTGAGTGCCCGATTGCTGTGGTGGCCACCTTCGGCAGTACCGATTTCGGCAGCCTCGATGATGTCCGCGCGACCGCGGCGATCTGTCGGGCCCATGGGTTATGGTTGCATGTCGATGCCGCCTATGGCGGCGGATTGCTGGTCTCACCGAGCCGACGGCATGAATGCCGCGCACTGTCGGAAGCCGACTCGGTCACCGTCGATTACCACAAATCGTTCTTCCAGCCGGTGGCGTGTAGCGCGCTGATCGTGGCCGATGGGCGCGGGCTGGCACATGTGACGCACCATTCGGATTATCTCAACCCGCGCGAAGCCGCCGAGGCCGGTACGCCGGATCAGGTGAACAAGAGCCTGCAGACCACCCGCCGCTTCGATGCGCTCAAGCTCTGGCTGACCCTGCGCGCGGATGGCGCAGACGCGATCGGCCGTGCGTTCGACCAGACCCTGTCGCTGGCGCGGGCGACTTATCGCCTCATGCTCGCCGAGCCGCGCTTCGAGCTGCTGCATCGGCCCGCGCTCGGCACGATCGTGTTTCGTTTCCGGCCGTGGATGACCGTGGCCAGCGAACGGCTGGACGCACTCAACGATGCGATCCGCACCGAGTTGGCCCGTCGGGGCGAAGTGATGATAGCCGCCACCCGTGTCTACGGACGCCGCTATCTGAAATTCACGCTGCTCAACCCGGCCACCGGGCTCGACGACATGGCCGAGATCCTGGCTCTCATCGTCGCGGCCGGCGAGCGCCTGGCCGAGGGCCTGCACGGGCAGACGCCGGCAGGGACATGCCACTCGCCCGTGCTCGCCCAGCCGCCGCAGTCCACCACGGCGCATGGAGAGGGTGGGCGTCGTCATGGCTGA
- a CDS encoding SidA/IucD/PvdA family monooxygenase, whose translation MAEPIHDLLGVGIGPFNLGLACLAEPLDDLDTIFVDENPAFDWHPGLLIEGATLQTPFLADLVTLADPTSPYSFLNYLKQTGRLYAFYIRESFSMLRAEYNRYCRWVCERLPSLVFDARVTDIEYDGRFGCYRVRVEHPVGGGRSLYRARRLVLGSGPARSVPECCRGLDGPVFHAADYLSHRDALAEVESITLVGSGQSAAEIFHDRLNLAGPDQRLDWFTRSPRFFAMAYDKLTLELTSPEYIDYFHGLDEHSRRRLRDSHKSLYKGISEDLSNAIFDRLYEKDVHGTANVGLQANAELSAATRDPVSGCYELSFEQTEQRLRFRHRSQALILATGFAQRVPDYLRSIVDRICWDDRGRFAVSRDYRIDHGAAAVFVQNAELHTHGFSASDLGMACYRNAVILQAVTGVAHYPIERRIAFQHFDAHAHVAQPANGRSRA comes from the coding sequence ATGGCTGAGCCTATCCACGACCTGCTCGGCGTGGGCATCGGCCCGTTCAATCTAGGCCTGGCCTGTCTGGCCGAGCCGCTGGACGATCTGGACACGATCTTCGTCGACGAGAACCCCGCTTTCGATTGGCATCCTGGGCTGCTGATCGAAGGCGCGACATTGCAGACCCCGTTTCTGGCCGATCTCGTGACCTTGGCCGACCCGACCAGCCCCTACAGCTTTCTCAACTATCTCAAGCAGACGGGGCGGCTGTATGCCTTCTATATTCGGGAAAGTTTTTCCATGCTGCGGGCCGAATACAATCGTTATTGCCGCTGGGTCTGCGAGCGATTGCCGTCGTTGGTGTTCGATGCCCGTGTGACCGATATCGAATACGACGGCCGCTTCGGCTGCTACCGGGTGCGCGTCGAACACCCGGTCGGCGGTGGGCGATCACTGTACCGCGCGCGCCGCCTGGTGCTGGGCAGCGGCCCGGCGCGGTCCGTGCCCGAGTGCTGTCGTGGTCTTGACGGGCCGGTATTTCACGCCGCGGATTATCTGTCCCACCGCGACGCGCTCGCCGAGGTGGAATCGATCACCCTCGTCGGCAGCGGCCAGAGTGCCGCCGAGATCTTCCACGACCGGTTGAATCTGGCCGGGCCAGACCAGCGTCTGGACTGGTTCACGCGCTCGCCCCGGTTTTTCGCCATGGCCTACGACAAGCTCACGCTGGAGCTGACCTCGCCGGAGTACATCGATTATTTCCACGGGCTGGACGAACACTCCCGTCGTCGGCTGCGCGACTCTCACAAGTCCCTCTACAAGGGCATTTCCGAGGATCTGTCGAACGCCATCTTCGATCGGCTGTATGAAAAGGATGTCCACGGCACCGCCAACGTTGGCCTGCAGGCCAACGCCGAACTGAGTGCGGCCACGCGTGACCCGGTCAGCGGCTGCTACGAACTGTCGTTCGAGCAGACAGAGCAGCGCCTGCGATTCCGGCATCGCAGCCAGGCGCTGATTCTGGCAACCGGCTTTGCCCAACGCGTGCCCGACTATCTGCGATCGATCGTGGATCGGATCTGCTGGGACGACCGCGGCCGATTCGCGGTCAGCCGCGATTATCGGATCGATCATGGCGCGGCGGCCGTGTTCGTTCAGAACGCTGAACTGCACACGCACGGCTTTTCGGCGTCTGATCTGGGCATGGCCTGCTATCGAAACGCCGTGATCCTGCAGGCCGTGACCGGCGTGGCGCATTACCCGATCGAACGCCGTATCGCCTTTCAGCATTTCGATGCCCATGCACACGTGGCACAACCTGCCAACGGTCGCAGCCGCGCCTGA
- a CDS encoding GNAT family N-acetyltransferase, producing the protein MTETTLRFRRDVPAVGELCIRPLCLAAHAACVHHWLASDHARFWGMQSLNAAAVASYLADIETSATRAGLVGLHQGSPAFYIETYDPAAEPPLARVHEAARGDRGMHILIAPPSRPIHGFTWAVFALTMDYLFADPRVERVVVEPDIANRGIHALNRRAGFVYHRQIELPDKTAWLATCTREAHARAMKQLDPAMARLAARHEASA; encoded by the coding sequence ATGACCGAGACGACCCTGCGTTTTCGCCGCGATGTACCAGCGGTCGGCGAATTGTGTATCCGTCCGTTGTGTCTCGCCGCACATGCGGCCTGCGTGCATCACTGGCTTGCGAGCGATCACGCGCGTTTCTGGGGCATGCAAAGCCTGAACGCGGCTGCGGTGGCGTCTTATCTCGCCGATATCGAGACATCGGCCACCCGCGCCGGACTGGTCGGGCTGCACCAGGGCTCGCCCGCGTTTTATATCGAGACCTACGACCCGGCCGCCGAGCCACCGCTGGCCCGTGTTCATGAGGCTGCGCGCGGCGATCGCGGCATGCATATCCTGATTGCGCCGCCGTCACGGCCGATCCACGGCTTCACCTGGGCCGTGTTCGCGCTGACCATGGACTATCTGTTTGCCGATCCCCGCGTCGAGCGTGTGGTCGTGGAGCCGGATATCGCCAACCGCGGCATCCATGCGCTCAATCGACGGGCAGGCTTTGTCTACCATCGGCAGATCGAGCTGCCCGACAAGACGGCATGGCTGGCGACCTGTACGCGCGAGGCCCACGCACGCGCCATGAAGCAACTCGACCCCGCAATGGCACGGCTGGCCGCGCGCCATGAGGCCAGCGCATGA
- a CDS encoding IucA/IucC family protein, translated as MTGLAQTPSERAVDRLDGPNWAAANAALIAKTLSEFAHERLIVPVPDSHEECLDDNRSHAWRVVADDPAVVYRFVARRFWLDHWHIEPATIGKVVAGAPAPLDAAALFIECRAQLGLSETVLALYLEEIASTLYSACYKRRAGPLAAAAFVDADFQQIEAAMTEGHPAFVANNGRIGFDSMDYRAYAPEAAAPIRLIWIAVHTSRAAFSVGAGRTVESHLDSELDAETRAEFRRRLVEANLAPDDYHFMPVHPWQWHNKLVFAFAGEIASRYLVYLGFAPDGYQAQQSIRTLFNRDTPTRCYVKMSLSILNMGFTRGLSPYYMAGTPAICDWVDGLVRGDAYLCQTGFSILREVAAIGYRHPLFEAAAARTDGANKMLSALWRESPLAGLGKGERLMTMAALLHSDYDGRSVVGALIDASGRSIDDWLSAYLDAYLRPILHCFYAHELVFMPHGENLILVLDAHVPVRAIMKDIAEEIAVMNPAADLPPEVARIAVEVPEELKILSLFTDLFDLIFRYLAAILAIERDYPQNAFWQRVADCVHAYQAAHPQYADRFARYDLFAEDFARSCVNRLQLRDNRQMIDLSDPAGHLQLAGRLINPIAGR; from the coding sequence ATGACCGGCCTGGCGCAGACTCCGAGCGAACGCGCAGTCGACAGGCTCGATGGCCCGAACTGGGCAGCAGCCAACGCCGCGCTGATCGCCAAGACGCTGTCGGAATTCGCCCACGAACGGCTGATCGTACCCGTACCCGACAGCCACGAAGAGTGTCTCGACGACAACCGATCGCACGCCTGGCGAGTCGTGGCCGACGACCCGGCCGTGGTCTACCGGTTCGTGGCGCGACGCTTCTGGCTGGACCATTGGCATATCGAGCCGGCCACCATCGGCAAGGTGGTCGCCGGCGCACCCGCGCCGCTGGACGCGGCAGCACTGTTCATCGAATGCCGGGCACAGTTGGGGCTGTCCGAGACGGTGCTGGCGCTGTATCTGGAAGAGATCGCCAGCACGCTGTATTCAGCCTGCTACAAGCGCCGCGCCGGGCCGCTCGCGGCCGCGGCGTTCGTGGATGCGGACTTCCAGCAAATCGAGGCCGCGATGACCGAGGGCCATCCGGCGTTCGTGGCCAACAATGGCCGTATCGGCTTCGACAGCATGGACTATCGCGCCTATGCCCCCGAAGCGGCTGCGCCGATCCGGCTGATCTGGATTGCGGTACACACCAGCCGTGCGGCGTTCTCGGTCGGGGCCGGACGCACGGTCGAGAGCCATCTCGACAGCGAGCTCGATGCCGAGACACGGGCCGAGTTCCGCCGCCGCCTGGTCGAGGCGAACCTGGCGCCAGACGATTACCACTTCATGCCGGTGCATCCCTGGCAATGGCACAACAAGCTGGTGTTCGCCTTTGCCGGCGAGATCGCGAGCCGGTATCTGGTGTATCTGGGCTTTGCCCCGGACGGCTATCAGGCCCAGCAATCGATCCGCACGCTGTTCAATCGCGATACGCCGACGCGCTGCTACGTGAAGATGAGCCTGTCGATTCTCAACATGGGCTTCACCCGCGGCTTGTCGCCGTACTACATGGCGGGTACGCCGGCGATCTGCGACTGGGTGGACGGTCTCGTGCGTGGCGATGCCTATCTGTGCCAAACCGGCTTTTCGATCCTGCGGGAAGTCGCGGCCATCGGCTACCGGCATCCGCTGTTCGAGGCCGCCGCCGCCCGCACCGACGGCGCCAACAAGATGCTGTCCGCGCTCTGGCGCGAGTCGCCGCTGGCTGGCCTGGGCAAGGGCGAGCGCCTGATGACCATGGCCGCGCTGCTGCATAGCGACTACGACGGCCGATCGGTGGTCGGTGCGCTCATCGACGCATCGGGCCGCTCGATCGACGACTGGCTGTCGGCCTATCTCGACGCCTATCTGCGCCCGATCCTGCATTGTTTCTATGCGCACGAGCTGGTGTTCATGCCGCACGGGGAGAACCTCATCCTCGTGCTCGACGCTCACGTGCCCGTACGGGCGATCATGAAGGACATCGCCGAGGAGATCGCGGTCATGAACCCGGCGGCGGATCTGCCGCCCGAAGTGGCGCGCATCGCGGTCGAGGTGCCCGAAGAGCTGAAGATACTGAGTCTGTTCACCGATCTGTTCGATCTGATCTTCCGATATCTGGCCGCGATCCTGGCAATCGAGCGCGATTATCCGCAGAACGCTTTCTGGCAACGGGTCGCCGATTGTGTCCATGCCTACCAGGCGGCGCATCCGCAATACGCCGACCGTTTTGCACGCTACGATCTGTTCGCCGAGGATTTCGCTCGCTCCTGTGTGAACCGGCTGCAACTGCGCGACAACCGTCAGATGATCGACCTGTCCGATCCGGCCGGTCATCTTCAGCTGGCCGGACGTCTGATCAACCCGATCGCCGGGCGCTGA
- a CDS encoding histidine kinase dimerization/phosphoacceptor domain -containing protein, with translation MTQQGLEYRLRQQSLVSELGLYALNNRDFADLAQQATRIAAEGVCSGMAKVLRYRPDKHDFLVFAGVGWRQGVVGHATVGAALDSPAGYALQTGEPVISNHLDDETRFRTPDLLAEHGVTRAINVVIQATGEPFGVLEADAPSDGTFDKDDVDFLQSLAHVLASGIERGRVEVELETALQEKDQLIGEKETLLDELNHRVKNNLQVVSNLLAMEISRLDDVEAKARFRSVGNRVATLGRIYNHLYQAGEARDIEFGGYLRELCANLDIFYRNDDQPVRVYAEVEPVFVDLDRAIPLALMINELIANSARHAFPAHRQGKVQVTLASAGDDIVVTVADRGQGIGHDTAPGVGRELVDTLAEQLGARIEVRETAGTTFVIRISEQALQAEARKTA, from the coding sequence ATGACACAGCAAGGCCTCGAATATCGTCTGCGCCAGCAATCGCTGGTCTCCGAACTCGGCCTGTATGCCCTCAATAACCGCGACTTCGCCGATCTGGCCCAACAGGCGACGCGGATCGCCGCCGAAGGCGTCTGTTCGGGCATGGCCAAGGTATTGCGCTATCGACCGGACAAGCACGATTTTCTGGTCTTTGCCGGTGTGGGCTGGCGCCAGGGCGTGGTCGGCCATGCCACGGTGGGGGCCGCGCTGGATTCGCCGGCTGGATATGCACTGCAAACCGGCGAGCCGGTGATCAGCAACCATCTGGACGACGAGACACGTTTTCGTACCCCGGATCTGCTCGCCGAACACGGCGTGACGCGTGCCATCAACGTGGTCATTCAGGCCACCGGCGAGCCGTTCGGTGTACTCGAAGCCGACGCGCCATCCGACGGAACCTTCGACAAAGACGACGTCGACTTCCTGCAATCGCTGGCGCATGTGCTTGCCTCCGGCATCGAGCGTGGCCGCGTGGAAGTCGAACTCGAGACCGCCCTCCAGGAGAAAGACCAGCTCATCGGCGAGAAGGAAACACTGCTCGACGAGCTCAATCATCGGGTCAAGAACAACCTGCAGGTGGTCAGCAATCTGCTCGCCATGGAAATCTCGCGCCTCGACGACGTCGAAGCCAAGGCCCGATTCCGTTCCGTGGGTAACCGTGTAGCCACGCTCGGTCGGATCTACAACCACCTTTATCAGGCCGGCGAAGCGCGTGATATCGAGTTCGGTGGCTATCTGCGCGAACTGTGCGCCAATCTGGATATCTTTTATCGCAACGACGACCAGCCGGTGCGCGTGTATGCGGAAGTCGAACCGGTGTTCGTCGATCTCGACCGTGCCATCCCGCTGGCACTCATGATCAACGAGCTCATTGCCAACAGCGCCCGGCACGCATTCCCCGCGCATCGACAGGGCAAGGTTCAGGTCACGCTCGCCAGCGCCGGCGACGATATCGTGGTGACCGTCGCCGACCGCGGGCAGGGGATCGGCCACGATACGGCGCCCGGGGTTGGCCGCGAACTCGTCGATACGCTGGCCGAACAGCTGGGCGCGCGTATCGAAGTCCGCGAGACGGCCGGCACCACATTCGTCATTCGAATTTCCGAACAGGCATTGCAGGCCGAGGCGAGAAAGACGGCCTGA
- a CDS encoding sulfotransferase produces the protein MKYLFVVGCPRSGTTWLQMLLAQHPAIATAQETHLFNGYLSELRTLWARHADDPRGIGLQAVYTESAFDALCADIAARALDQIAGMRPEAQCVLEKTPAHVRHVGTIAQLLPGAYFVHLVRDPRAVTASLTTVGRSWGAHWAAPDCAENARRWVADVAAGRAIAGLTDRCLELRYEDLAGADGPQALGRIVDWLGLDRPPGFEADAFDRCRIDRLREGSADVRAPQVIANDPAGFYGPGASTDAASRLTRRELRSVEYICGPLMDALGYTRSSGVSPRKPATLRLQRYVDGLEWRLQHWQKRLFRSLRHRIRH, from the coding sequence ATGAAGTATCTCTTCGTGGTGGGCTGCCCGCGTAGCGGCACGACCTGGCTGCAGATGTTGCTCGCCCAGCATCCGGCGATCGCCACGGCACAGGAAACCCATTTGTTCAACGGCTATCTGTCGGAGCTGCGTACGCTGTGGGCACGCCATGCCGACGATCCACGCGGTATCGGCCTGCAGGCGGTCTACACCGAGTCGGCTTTCGATGCGCTGTGTGCCGATATCGCCGCACGCGCACTCGACCAGATTGCCGGAATGCGTCCTGAAGCCCAATGCGTACTCGAGAAAACGCCGGCGCATGTACGCCATGTAGGGACCATCGCACAGCTGCTGCCGGGTGCGTACTTCGTTCACCTCGTACGCGATCCACGCGCGGTCACTGCTTCGCTGACCACGGTGGGCCGCTCGTGGGGCGCCCACTGGGCCGCGCCCGACTGTGCCGAGAACGCTCGACGATGGGTGGCCGATGTGGCTGCCGGCCGCGCGATTGCCGGACTGACCGACCGGTGTCTGGAACTGCGCTACGAGGATCTCGCCGGCGCCGACGGCCCACAGGCGCTGGGCCGTATCGTTGATTGGCTCGGGCTCGACCGACCGCCTGGGTTCGAGGCCGACGCATTCGACCGGTGCCGGATCGACCGGCTGCGGGAGGGCAGCGCCGACGTACGTGCACCCCAGGTGATCGCCAACGATCCCGCAGGCTTCTATGGCCCGGGCGCGTCGACCGACGCGGCCAGTCGTCTGACACGGCGCGAACTGCGATCGGTGGAATATATCTGTGGCCCGCTCATGGACGCCCTCGGCTATACGCGCTCCAGCGGAGTGAGCCCCCGCAAGCCGGCGACGCTGCGTCTACAGCGTTATGTCGACGGTCTGGAATGGCGTCTCCAGCATTGGCAGAAGCGGCTTTTCCGATCTTTGCGCCATCGCATACGTCACTAA